From Quercus lobata isolate SW786 chromosome 1, ValleyOak3.0 Primary Assembly, whole genome shotgun sequence, one genomic window encodes:
- the LOC115979393 gene encoding transmembrane 9 superfamily member 5 → MIIIMCKTSEIIVLTVVLSALSFIVHSATANPNNHRYNVGDPVPFFVNKVGPLNNPSETYYYYDLPFCRPDPLVLKKESFGEVLNGDRLTNALYELKFRVDKTRETLCQKKFKVAEVAEFRGAVIDDFYFQMYYDDLPLWGFVGKVEQESGILGEKGPKYYLFKHVQFDVLYNGDQVIEVRAFSDPNHVVDITEDVEIDVTFTYSVIWNESSTKFKDRMGKYSRASLVPIRQQIHWFSFINSVVIIVLLMGLLTLLFMRRLKNDMRKCADGDEEEDKEVGWKYIHGDVFRPPPNLSLFCAVLGTGTQLLTLVFILFGLAFLGVLYPYNRGALLASLVWIYTITSVIAGYTASSFHNQFAENGWEWSVRLAGILYLGPLLVTVLILNIVATGLGATAALPFGTITVILLVCPCVGIPLLAFGGVFGYRHRSEFEAPCATKRYPREIPPLAWYRKTPCQMFIAGLLSFSAIVLELHHLYASMWGYKICTLPGILFITFVILVILTAMISVGLTYIQLSVEDHAWWWRSVLCGGSTAIFMFGYCIYFYARSNMNSFIQLSFFIGYNACMCYAFFLILGTISFHASLMFVRHIYHAVKSE, encoded by the exons atgattattattatgtgTAAAACCTCGGAAATCATTGTCCTCACAGTGGTCTTGTCAGCCCTAAGCTTCATAGTCCATTCGGCCACAGCAAATCCGAACAACCATCGCTACAATGTAGGAGATCCCGTCCCCTTTTTCGTCAACAAAGTCGGACCCCTCAACAATCCCAG TGAGACCTACTACTATTATGACTTGCCATTTTGCCGACCAG ATCCGTTAGTTCTGAAGAAGGAATCCTTTGGGGAAGTTTTGAATGGTGATCGCTTAACCAATGCTTTATACGAGTTAAAATTTCGGGTGGACAAAACCAGGGAGACCCTGTGCCAAAAGAAGTTTAAAGTTGCTGAAGTTGCAGAGTTCAGGGGTGCTGTCATTGATGATTTTTACTTCCAGATGTATTATGATGATCTTCCATTGTGGGGGTTCGTTGGGAAAGTTGAACAGGAGAGTGGAATACTTGGTGAGAAGGGTCCCAAGTACTATCTCTTCAAACATGTTCAGTTTGATGTTCTTTACAATGGGGACCAGGTCATAGAAGTACGTGCTTTTAGCGATCCAAATCATGTCGTGGATATAACTGAAGATGTTGAAATTGATGTTACTTTCACTTATTCGGTTATCTGGAATGAGAGCTCAACTAAATTCAAGGACAGGATGGGAAAATATTCGAGGGCTTCATTAGTGCCAATCCGCCAGCAAATCCATTGGTTCTCGTTCATTAATTCAGTTGTAATTATTGTACTCTTGATGGGATTGCTTACCTTGCTTTTTATGCGGCGTCTCAAGAATGATATGAGGAA ATGTGCTGATggggatgaagaagaagataaggaggTTGGTTGGAAATACATTCATGGTGATGTATTTAGACCTCCTCCAAACTTGTCCTTGTTTTGTGCTGTCTTGGGCACTGGTACCCAGCTGCTGACTCT GGTTTTCATCTTATTTGGCCTAGCATTTCTTGGTGTCCTCTATCCATACAATCGTGGAGCACTGCTTGCATCTCTTGTTTGGATATATACAATTACATCTGTGATTGCAGGGTACACTGCTTCTTCTTTCCACAATCAGTTTGCTGAGAATGGATGG GAATGGAGTGTTCGTCTCGCTGGGATTCTGTACCTGGGCCCGTTGCTTGTGACAGTGCTCATTCTTAATATAGTTGCCACAGGTTTAGGGGCCACAGCTGCACTTCCATTTGGCACCATTACAGTGATTCTTCTTGTATGTCCATGTGTTGGTATTCCATTGCTTGCCTTTGGTGGGGTTTTTGGATACCGTCATAGGTCTGAATTTGAGGCACCCTGTGCTACAAAACGATACCCAAGAGAGATTCCACCATTAGCTTGGTACCGGAAAACACCTTGTCAAATGTTTATTGCTGGTCTTTTATCCTTTAGTGCAATTGTCCTTGAGTTACACCACTTGTATGCAAGCATGTGGGGCTACAAAATATGTACTCTTCCTGGCATATTATTCATCACCTTTGTCATCCTTGTCATTCTAACTGCAATGATTAGCGTTGGTTTAACATATATTCAGCTTTCTGTGGAAGACCATGCATGGTGGTGGAG ATCGGTGTTGTGTGGGGGCTCAACAGCCATTTTTATGTTCGGCTATTGCATCTACTTCTATGCCAGGTCAAACATGAACAGTTTCATACAACTATCCTTCTTTATAGGATATAATGCTTGCATGTGCTATGCATTCTTCCTCATTCTCGGTAcaatcagttttcatgcttcctTAATGTTTGTTCGCCATATATACCACGCTGTTAAAAGCGAATGA
- the LOC115979403 gene encoding F-box/LRR-repeat protein At1g67190, with the protein MEDLPVEVVGNILSRLGAAREVVVASATCRKWREAYRKHLHTLSFNSTDWAVYRDLTPIRLEILITRTIFQTTGLQGLSILMDDVDVFSASAVIAWLMYTRETLRRLIYNVRTSPNVNILEICGRQRLESLLLAHNSITGVEPNFQRFPCLKSLSLSCVSISALDLSLLLTACPKIETLELVDPEIAMSDAQVTVELTSPTLKSIYVEGISLDKFILEADSIECLHLKDCALEIFELIGKGTLKHFKIDDVSVLHLDIGELVENLEIVDISNFTIIWPKFYQMISRSSKLQRLRLWDMVFDEEDEIVDLETIAVCFPQLSHLSLSYDLRDGVLHYGLQGSSHLVNVTVLEIGWIVINDLFSHWVEGLLERCPNLKKLIIHGIISEAKSHDECQILARFTSSIVQLMRKYLHVEVQFEYQ; encoded by the coding sequence ATGGAGGATCTTCCTGTTGAAGTTGTTGGGAACATACTATCCAGGCTAGGAGCCGCCCGAGAGGTAGTGGTAGCCTCTGCAACTTGTCGTAAATGGCGAGAAGCTTACCGCAAACACCTTCACACACTGTCATTCAATTCCACTGATTGGGCTGTTTACCGTGATTTGACCCCTATTCGGCTAGAAATCTTGATAACTCGAACGATATTTCAAACCACGGGATTACAAGGTCTGTCAATTCTGATGGATGATGTTGATGTGTTCTCAGCTTCCGCTGTCATTGCATGGCTTATGTATACCAGGGAAACATTGCGCCGATTGATTTATAATGTTCGGACTTCTCCAAATGTAAACATTCTTGAAATATGTGGCAGGCAAAGGCTGGAATCTTTGTTGCTGGCCCATAATTCCATTACTGGGGTTGAACCCAATTTTCAAAGATTTCCTTGTTTGAAATCCCTATCTTTAAGTTGTGTCAGTATTTCAGCATTGGATCTGAGTCTTCTCCTCACTGCCTGCCCAAAGATTGAAACCTTGGAACTTGTGGATCCAGAGATTGCAATGTCAGATGCACAAGTGACAGTTGAGCTGACAAGTCCCACATTGAAGAGTATATATGTCGAAGGAATCAGTCTGGACAAGTTTATATTGGAGGCTGATAGTATTGAGTGCTTGCACTTGAAAGATTGTGCCCTTGAGATTTTCGAACTCATTGGAAAGGGGACCTTGAAGCACTTCAAGATTGATGATGTTAGTGTGTTACATCTTGATATTGGCGAGCTTGTAGAAAATCTTGAGATTGTAGATATCAGCAACTTCACAATTATATGGCCAAAGTTCTACCAAATGATCTCAAGATCGTCAAAATTACAGAGGCTTCGCCTTTGGGATATGGTGTTTGATGAAGAGGATGAGATTGTGGATTTGGAAACAATTGCTGTTTGTTTCCCACAGCTGAGTCACCTTTCATTGAGTTATGACTTAAGAGATGGAGTGCTTCACTATGGTTTGCAAGGGTCTTCTCACTTGGTGAATGTGACTGTGTTGGAGATTGGTTGGATTGTAATCAATGATCTATTCTCACATTGGGTTGAGGGGCTGCTAGAACGATGCCCAAATCTTAAGAAGTTGATTATTCATGGGATTATTTCGGAGGCAAAATCACATGATGAATGCCAAATTTTGGCCAGATTTACATCTTCCATTGTTCAGCTCATGAGAAAGTATTTGCATGTTGAGGTGCAGTTTGAGTATCAGTAG